A genomic window from Nomascus leucogenys isolate Asia chromosome 10, Asia_NLE_v1, whole genome shotgun sequence includes:
- the TECR gene encoding very-long-chain enoyl-CoA reductase isoform X3, with translation MAGLGVGTLISFPGRVTPAIPLTLGGPAWKVEILDAKTREKLCFLDKVEPHATIAEIKNLFTKTHPQWYPARQSLRLDPKGKSLKDEDVLQKLPVGTTATLYFRDLGAQISWVTVFLTEYAGPLFIYLLFYFRVPFIYGHKYDFTSSRHTVVHLACICHSFHYVKRLLETLFVHRFSHGTMPLRNIFKNCTYYWGFAAWMAYYINHPLYTPPTYGAQQVKLALAIFVICQLGNFSIHMALRDLRPAGSKTRKIPYPTKNPFTWLFLLVSCPNYTYEVGSWIGFAIMTQCLPVALFSLVGFTQMTIWAKGKHRSYLKEFRDYPPLRMPIIPFLL, from the exons ATGGCTGGACTAGGAGTTGGGACCCTGATCTCCTTTCCTGGCCGGGTCACGCCTGCCATACCACTGACTCTTGGGGGACCTGCCTGGAAG GTGGAGATTCTGGATGCAAAGACGAGGGAGAAGCTGTGTTTCTTGGACAAG GTGGAGCCCCACGCCACCATTGCGGAGATCAAGAACCTTTTCACCAAGACCC ATCCGCAGTGGTACCCCGCCCGCCAGTCCCTCCGCCTGGACCCCA AGGGCAAGTCCCTGAAGGATGAGGATGTTCTGCAGAAGCTGCCCGTGGGCACCACGGCCACACTCTACTTCCGGGACCTGGGGGCCCAGATCAGCTGGGTGACG GTCTTCCTAACAGAGTACGCGGGGCCCCTTTTCATCTACCTGCTCTTCTACTTCCGAGTGCCCTTCATCTATGGCCACAAATATGACTTCACGTCCAGTCGGCACACAGTGGTGCA CCTCGCCTGCATCTGTCACTCATTCCACTACGTCAAGCGCCTGCTGGAGACGCTCTTCGTGCACCGCTTCTCCCATGGCACCATGCCTTTGCGCAACATCTTTAAG AACTGCACCTACTACTGGGGCTTCGCCGCGTGGATGGCCTATTACATCAACCACCCTCTCTACACACCCCCTA CCTACGGAGCTCAGCAGGTGAAACTGGCGCTCGCCATCTTTGTG ATCTGCCAGCTCGGCAACTTCTCCATCCACATGGCCCTGCGGGACCTGCGGCCCGCTG GGTCCAAGACCCGGAAGATCCCATACCCCACCAAGAACCCCTTCACGTGGCTCTTCCTGCTGGTGTCCTGCCCCAACTACACCTACGAG GTGGGGTCCTGGATCGGTTTCGCGATCATGACACAGTGTCTCCCAG TGGCCCTGTTCTCCCTGGTGGGCTTCACCCAGATGACCATCTGGGCCAAGGGCAAGCACCGCAGCTACCTGAAGGAGTTCCGGGACTACCCGCCCCTGCGCATGCCCATCATCCCCTTCCTGCTCTGA
- the TECR gene encoding very-long-chain enoyl-CoA reductase isoform X1, with protein MAGLGVGTLISFPGRVTPAIPLTLGGPAWKVEILDAKTREKLCFLDKVEPHATIAEIKNLFTKTHPQWYPARQSLRLDPKGKSLKDEDVLQKLPVGTTATLYFRDLGAQISWVTVFLTEYAGPLFIYLLFYFRVPFIYGHKYDFTSSRHTVVHLACICHSFHYVKRLLETLFVHRFSHGTMPLRNIFKNCTYYWGFAAWMAYYINHPLYTPPTYGAQQVKLALAIFVICQLGNFSIHMALRDLRPAGECLLGAGGQMSWVRGSDFLLLSCLPGSKTRKIPYPTKNPFTWLFLLVSCPNYTYEVGSWIGFAIMTQCLPVALFSLVGFTQMTIWAKGKHRSYLKEFRDYPPLRMPIIPFLL; from the exons ATGGCTGGACTAGGAGTTGGGACCCTGATCTCCTTTCCTGGCCGGGTCACGCCTGCCATACCACTGACTCTTGGGGGACCTGCCTGGAAG GTGGAGATTCTGGATGCAAAGACGAGGGAGAAGCTGTGTTTCTTGGACAAG GTGGAGCCCCACGCCACCATTGCGGAGATCAAGAACCTTTTCACCAAGACCC ATCCGCAGTGGTACCCCGCCCGCCAGTCCCTCCGCCTGGACCCCA AGGGCAAGTCCCTGAAGGATGAGGATGTTCTGCAGAAGCTGCCCGTGGGCACCACGGCCACACTCTACTTCCGGGACCTGGGGGCCCAGATCAGCTGGGTGACG GTCTTCCTAACAGAGTACGCGGGGCCCCTTTTCATCTACCTGCTCTTCTACTTCCGAGTGCCCTTCATCTATGGCCACAAATATGACTTCACGTCCAGTCGGCACACAGTGGTGCA CCTCGCCTGCATCTGTCACTCATTCCACTACGTCAAGCGCCTGCTGGAGACGCTCTTCGTGCACCGCTTCTCCCATGGCACCATGCCTTTGCGCAACATCTTTAAG AACTGCACCTACTACTGGGGCTTCGCCGCGTGGATGGCCTATTACATCAACCACCCTCTCTACACACCCCCTA CCTACGGAGCTCAGCAGGTGAAACTGGCGCTCGCCATCTTTGTG ATCTGCCAGCTCGGCAACTTCTCCATCCACATGGCCCTGCGGGACCTGCGGCCCGCTGGTGAGTGcctgctgggggcagggggacAGATGAGCTGGGTGAGGGGGTCTGACTTTCTCCTTCTGTCCTGCTTGCCAGGGTCCAAGACCCGGAAGATCCCATACCCCACCAAGAACCCCTTCACGTGGCTCTTCCTGCTGGTGTCCTGCCCCAACTACACCTACGAG GTGGGGTCCTGGATCGGTTTCGCGATCATGACACAGTGTCTCCCAG TGGCCCTGTTCTCCCTGGTGGGCTTCACCCAGATGACCATCTGGGCCAAGGGCAAGCACCGCAGCTACCTGAAGGAGTTCCGGGACTACCCGCCCCTGCGCATGCCCATCATCCCCTTCCTGCTCTGA
- the TECR gene encoding very-long-chain enoyl-CoA reductase isoform X2 yields MKHYEVEILDAKTREKLCFLDKVEPHATIAEIKNLFTKTHPQWYPARQSLRLDPKGKSLKDEDVLQKLPVGTTATLYFRDLGAQISWVTVFLTEYAGPLFIYLLFYFRVPFIYGHKYDFTSSRHTVVHLACICHSFHYVKRLLETLFVHRFSHGTMPLRNIFKNCTYYWGFAAWMAYYINHPLYTPPTYGAQQVKLALAIFVICQLGNFSIHMALRDLRPAGECLLGAGGQMSWVRGSDFLLLSCLPGSKTRKIPYPTKNPFTWLFLLVSCPNYTYEVGSWIGFAIMTQCLPVALFSLVGFTQMTIWAKGKHRSYLKEFRDYPPLRMPIIPFLL; encoded by the exons ATGAAGCACTACGAG GTGGAGATTCTGGATGCAAAGACGAGGGAGAAGCTGTGTTTCTTGGACAAG GTGGAGCCCCACGCCACCATTGCGGAGATCAAGAACCTTTTCACCAAGACCC ATCCGCAGTGGTACCCCGCCCGCCAGTCCCTCCGCCTGGACCCCA AGGGCAAGTCCCTGAAGGATGAGGATGTTCTGCAGAAGCTGCCCGTGGGCACCACGGCCACACTCTACTTCCGGGACCTGGGGGCCCAGATCAGCTGGGTGACG GTCTTCCTAACAGAGTACGCGGGGCCCCTTTTCATCTACCTGCTCTTCTACTTCCGAGTGCCCTTCATCTATGGCCACAAATATGACTTCACGTCCAGTCGGCACACAGTGGTGCA CCTCGCCTGCATCTGTCACTCATTCCACTACGTCAAGCGCCTGCTGGAGACGCTCTTCGTGCACCGCTTCTCCCATGGCACCATGCCTTTGCGCAACATCTTTAAG AACTGCACCTACTACTGGGGCTTCGCCGCGTGGATGGCCTATTACATCAACCACCCTCTCTACACACCCCCTA CCTACGGAGCTCAGCAGGTGAAACTGGCGCTCGCCATCTTTGTG ATCTGCCAGCTCGGCAACTTCTCCATCCACATGGCCCTGCGGGACCTGCGGCCCGCTGGTGAGTGcctgctgggggcagggggacAGATGAGCTGGGTGAGGGGGTCTGACTTTCTCCTTCTGTCCTGCTTGCCAGGGTCCAAGACCCGGAAGATCCCATACCCCACCAAGAACCCCTTCACGTGGCTCTTCCTGCTGGTGTCCTGCCCCAACTACACCTACGAG GTGGGGTCCTGGATCGGTTTCGCGATCATGACACAGTGTCTCCCAG TGGCCCTGTTCTCCCTGGTGGGCTTCACCCAGATGACCATCTGGGCCAAGGGCAAGCACCGCAGCTACCTGAAGGAGTTCCGGGACTACCCGCCCCTGCGCATGCCCATCATCCCCTTCCTGCTCTGA
- the TECR gene encoding very-long-chain enoyl-CoA reductase isoform X4, whose amino-acid sequence MKHYEVEILDAKTREKLCFLDKVEPHATIAEIKNLFTKTHPQWYPARQSLRLDPKGKSLKDEDVLQKLPVGTTATLYFRDLGAQISWVTVFLTEYAGPLFIYLLFYFRVPFIYGHKYDFTSSRHTVVHLACICHSFHYVKRLLETLFVHRFSHGTMPLRNIFKNCTYYWGFAAWMAYYINHPLYTPPTYGAQQVKLALAIFVICQLGNFSIHMALRDLRPAGSKTRKIPYPTKNPFTWLFLLVSCPNYTYEVGSWIGFAIMTQCLPVALFSLVGFTQMTIWAKGKHRSYLKEFRDYPPLRMPIIPFLL is encoded by the exons ATGAAGCACTACGAG GTGGAGATTCTGGATGCAAAGACGAGGGAGAAGCTGTGTTTCTTGGACAAG GTGGAGCCCCACGCCACCATTGCGGAGATCAAGAACCTTTTCACCAAGACCC ATCCGCAGTGGTACCCCGCCCGCCAGTCCCTCCGCCTGGACCCCA AGGGCAAGTCCCTGAAGGATGAGGATGTTCTGCAGAAGCTGCCCGTGGGCACCACGGCCACACTCTACTTCCGGGACCTGGGGGCCCAGATCAGCTGGGTGACG GTCTTCCTAACAGAGTACGCGGGGCCCCTTTTCATCTACCTGCTCTTCTACTTCCGAGTGCCCTTCATCTATGGCCACAAATATGACTTCACGTCCAGTCGGCACACAGTGGTGCA CCTCGCCTGCATCTGTCACTCATTCCACTACGTCAAGCGCCTGCTGGAGACGCTCTTCGTGCACCGCTTCTCCCATGGCACCATGCCTTTGCGCAACATCTTTAAG AACTGCACCTACTACTGGGGCTTCGCCGCGTGGATGGCCTATTACATCAACCACCCTCTCTACACACCCCCTA CCTACGGAGCTCAGCAGGTGAAACTGGCGCTCGCCATCTTTGTG ATCTGCCAGCTCGGCAACTTCTCCATCCACATGGCCCTGCGGGACCTGCGGCCCGCTG GGTCCAAGACCCGGAAGATCCCATACCCCACCAAGAACCCCTTCACGTGGCTCTTCCTGCTGGTGTCCTGCCCCAACTACACCTACGAG GTGGGGTCCTGGATCGGTTTCGCGATCATGACACAGTGTCTCCCAG TGGCCCTGTTCTCCCTGGTGGGCTTCACCCAGATGACCATCTGGGCCAAGGGCAAGCACCGCAGCTACCTGAAGGAGTTCCGGGACTACCCGCCCCTGCGCATGCCCATCATCCCCTTCCTGCTCTGA